A segment of the Corylus avellana chromosome ca2, CavTom2PMs-1.0 genome:
GAAGCAAATCAGCGAGGGTGCGAAGAAGTCAGTTCTGTTGAAAGAACTGGAGAAGGATCCAAGGACAAAGAGGGCACTCGATGACTGCAAACAGCTCATGGACTTTTCCATTGGTGAGCTGGAGCACTCGTTCGGGAGGTTTGGGGAATTTGATATCAGCAAACTGGATGAAATGCTTATTGATTTGAGGATTTGGCTCAGCGCTGTCATCACATACCAAGAAACTTGCGTGGACGGCTTCCAGAACACAAGTAGTAATGCTGGCGAGAAAATGAAGGCGGCATTGAAGACATCCATGCAACTCAGCAGCAATGGCCTAGCTATTGTCTCCGAGTTGTCTAGCGTGCTCAAGGACTTACAGATTCCGGGGATTGGCCGCCGCCGTCTCCTTGGAGAAGCTAGGCTCCCTGTTCTCGGCCACGGCGAGTTCCCTGATCAGTGGTCGAACCCCGGACTTCGGAGACTCCTCGAGGAACCCACCGCCGACACTAAGCCAGACATTGTTGTGGCCAAGGATGGGAGTGGAAAGTTCAAGACCATCAATGAGGCATTGCTTCAAATCCCCAAGCTTAACAGCAAGACATTTGTAATCTACGTCAAGGAAGGAGTTTATAAGGAGTATGTCCACATTACAACCGCCATGACCCATGTTATGTTGATCGGTGATGGAGCTACAAAGACCAGGATCACAGGAGACAAGAACTTCGTTGATGGCATCCCCATCTTCGAAACCGCAACTGTTTGTACGTACTTCTAACCTGCATTATCTTGTTTTCCCAAatcgtaatttttaaaaaatgcatttctaAACCatacaatttttacaatttggtttaaaatcacacttttttttttttcttgcaaattCACAATATCAAACTCATGTTAAGCGTTTCATTATGTACTCTAACCATTGTGGTTGCATGTTTGTATGGTTATCTCGAGAGAAATAATTGAACATATGGATGCAGCTGTTTCCGGAGATTACTTCGTTGCCAAGAACATTGGGTTTGAGAACTCTGCCGGTGCTGAGAAACATCAGGCGTCGGCGCTGAAGGTCGAATCCGACTTTTCCACATTCTACAACTGCTCTATGGATGGGTATCAAAGCACGCTCTACGTCCACGCCAAGCGCCAATTCTACCGCGACTGTACCGTCTCCGGCACAATTGACTTTGTCTTCGGTGACGCCGCCGCCGTCTTCCAAAACTGCAAATTCGTGGTCCGAAAGCCAATGGAGACCCAACAATGCGTGGTGACCGCACAAGCGAGGAAGGACAGTCGGCAGGCATCGGCGATAATCCTGCAAGGCAGCTCCATCACCGCAGACCCTAAATTCTACCCGGTGAGATTCGAGATAGGGGCATATCTAGGCCGTCCAGCGAAGGAGTTCTCGAGGACCATAATCATGGAGACCCACATTGATGACTTGATCAAGCCGGAAGGGTGGAAGCCTTGGTTGGGCACTTTCGGGACCGACACTTGCTACTTCGCTGAATTCCAAAACAATGGCCCCGGCGCCGCCACGGCAGGGCGTGTAAAATGGCAGGGAATCAAGCACATCACACGTGCGAATGCGCTGGACTTTGCTCCAGGGAGGTTCATTATGGGTGATGGGTGGATTAAGGAAACCCAAGTGCCTTATGTCGCTGGCTTGATCCATAATTAAGTCAGCGAGCATAGAAATTTCGTATTGGAAATGTCTAATTTCCGACATGTTTTTTCCTGTGTTCGTCATAATTTGAGTGTTCTGGTTTTCTGCCGTTTGATGTAAtctaatgcaaaaaaaaaaaatatatatatatatatggcttgaTTTTTAAGTTCTTACAAGGTCGACCAACCAATGCAATGAGGtcatctttcttttattttctcactTGGACGATGCTCCTATGCTAGCATGTAATTAATAATACAAGAATCTCAATCCTATTTATGTTATACAAAAAGTGTAGATTATTATCATTGCATTAATCCTCAATCCTTCTTATTATGTCATACATATATTATACAAACCCAAGGCTCCAAGCAATGCTTGCACCATTATTCATCTCTAGCTAGCTTTTCatttttacaaattacaataatcTCAATGAATATTGGAGTACCGAAATGGC
Coding sequences within it:
- the LOC132171779 gene encoding putative pectinesterase/pectinesterase inhibitor 28 gives rise to the protein MSYGDDARRKRIALISFSSIFLIAMVVAVTVGVSLKKNDSGDSKNDSTAHEVSTSTKAIQSICAPTNYKQECVSSLSSEAGNTTDPKELIKAAFKVAMKQISEGAKKSVLLKELEKDPRTKRALDDCKQLMDFSIGELEHSFGRFGEFDISKLDEMLIDLRIWLSAVITYQETCVDGFQNTSSNAGEKMKAALKTSMQLSSNGLAIVSELSSVLKDLQIPGIGRRRLLGEARLPVLGHGEFPDQWSNPGLRRLLEEPTADTKPDIVVAKDGSGKFKTINEALLQIPKLNSKTFVIYVKEGVYKEYVHITTAMTHVMLIGDGATKTRITGDKNFVDGIPIFETATVSVSGDYFVAKNIGFENSAGAEKHQASALKVESDFSTFYNCSMDGYQSTLYVHAKRQFYRDCTVSGTIDFVFGDAAAVFQNCKFVVRKPMETQQCVVTAQARKDSRQASAIILQGSSITADPKFYPVRFEIGAYLGRPAKEFSRTIIMETHIDDLIKPEGWKPWLGTFGTDTCYFAEFQNNGPGAATAGRVKWQGIKHITRANALDFAPGRFIMGDGWIKETQVPYVAGLIHN